From a region of the Candidatus Cloacimonadota bacterium genome:
- the rplN gene encoding 50S ribosomal protein L14: protein MIQVETILKIADNSGAKRAQCIKVLGGTRRKYASVGDVIVVAVKAITPQGKIKKGAVERAVIVRTSKEVRRADGSYIRFEDNAAVIIDDQGEPKATRIFGPVARELREKHYTKIVSLAPEVI from the coding sequence ATGATCCAGGTAGAGACAATCTTGAAGATAGCCGACAATTCCGGAGCAAAAAGAGCACAGTGTATTAAGGTCTTGGGTGGAACAAGACGTAAGTATGCCTCAGTTGGAGACGTTATAGTAGTCGCAGTTAAAGCGATCACACCACAAGGGAAGATCAAGAAAGGGGCTGTGGAACGAGCAGTAATAGTGAGAACCAGTAAAGAGGTCAGAAGAGCCGACGGTTCTTATATCCGTTTTGAAGACAATGCTGCCGTTATTATTGACGATCAGGGTGAACCGAAAGCTACCCGTATCTTCGGACCTGTAGCCAGAGAACTGAGAGAGAAACACTATACAAAGATCGTTTCTTTAGCACCGGAAGTTATCTAA
- the rpsQ gene encoding 30S ribosomal protein S17, whose product MKEVEMTVARKQTKIGKVVSDKMDKTIVVRVERQFMHPLYKKTVRQHKKFKAHDENNEAKIGDTVQIHEHRPFSKDKKWILTRIIEKSK is encoded by the coding sequence ATGAAAGAGGTTGAAATGACTGTAGCAAGAAAACAAACTAAGATCGGCAAAGTAGTTAGCGATAAAATGGATAAAACTATCGTTGTCAGAGTTGAAAGACAATTTATGCATCCACTATATAAAAAGACTGTTAGACAACATAAGAAGTTCAAAGCCCACGATGAGAATAACGAAGCAAAGATCGGTGACACAGTCCAGATCCATGAACACAGACCTTTCAGTAAAGATAAAAAGTGGATCCTTACCAGAATAATTGAAAAGAGTAAATAA
- the rpmC gene encoding 50S ribosomal protein L29 — MKMSEIRELTDDELKQKVEDLREELFNLRFQNARNPLENPLKMRFIRKDIARILTLLTERKNERG, encoded by the coding sequence ATGAAGATGAGTGAAATAAGAGAGCTTACTGACGACGAATTAAAACAAAAAGTCGAGGATTTGCGGGAAGAGTTGTTTAATCTGAGATTTCAAAATGCCAGAAATCCCCTGGAAAATCCGCTTAAAATGAGATTCATCCGTAAGGACATTGCCAGAATACTAACGCTCTTAACTGAACGAAAGAATGAAAGAGGTTGA
- the rplP gene encoding 50S ribosomal protein L16: MLAPKKIKYRKQQRGRRSGLAKGGFEVSFGDYGLIALEPGWITSRQIEAARVAITRHMKRIGRVWIRIFPDKPVTQKPAETRMGKGKGAPEYWVAVVKPGRILFEIQGVDVNIAKEAMRLANHKLPIPTKIVAREGLEL; this comes from the coding sequence ATGTTAGCCCCGAAGAAAATAAAATATAGAAAACAACAACGTGGTAGAAGAAGCGGTTTAGCCAAAGGTGGTTTTGAGGTCTCATTTGGAGATTATGGGCTTATTGCTTTAGAACCGGGTTGGATTACCAGTAGACAAATAGAAGCTGCGCGTGTTGCGATAACACGACATATGAAAAGAATTGGCAGAGTTTGGATCAGGATCTTTCCGGATAAACCGGTAACCCAAAAACCTGCTGAGACAAGAATGGGAAAAGGAAAAGGTGCCCCTGAATATTGGGTAGCTGTGGTTAAACCGGGCAGGATCCTCTTTGAGATCCAAGGTGTAGATGTTAACATCGCTAAAGAAGCTATGAGATTAGCCAACCACAAATTGCCCATTCCAACAAAAATAGTAGCCAGAGAAGGGTTAGAATTATGA
- the rpsC gene encoding 30S ribosomal protein S3, whose amino-acid sequence MGQKINPVCLRLGINKDFDSIWFASGKEYVDNFHEDLMVKKYLISRLKNAMVSKIAIFRKTNSMSIDIHTARPGQVIGRKGAEIEQLRNELTVLINKNRHNPLTVFININEIKKPWLDAKLVGQEISRQLRERVSFRRAMKSAIRFSMREGAEGIKVQCSGRLGGAEMARTERYQEGRTPLHTLRADIDYAITECFTTYGVIGIKVWIYKGDVL is encoded by the coding sequence TTGGGACAGAAAATTAATCCGGTGTGTTTAAGACTCGGGATAAATAAGGATTTCGATTCAATCTGGTTTGCCAGCGGAAAAGAATATGTAGATAATTTCCATGAAGACCTAATGGTTAAAAAGTATCTTATTAGCAGATTAAAGAATGCCATGGTCTCAAAAATTGCCATATTCCGCAAAACGAACTCTATGTCTATTGATATTCATACTGCCCGACCAGGTCAGGTGATCGGACGTAAAGGTGCAGAGATCGAACAATTGCGTAATGAGTTGACAGTACTGATCAATAAAAACAGACATAATCCTTTAACAGTTTTTATCAATATTAATGAGATCAAGAAACCATGGCTTGATGCCAAACTGGTAGGACAAGAGATCTCCCGGCAACTAAGAGAAAGAGTATCTTTCCGTCGGGCTATGAAGTCAGCGATCAGATTTTCGATGAGAGAAGGGGCAGAAGGGATCAAGGTTCAGTGCTCCGGAAGATTGGGTGGTGCTGAAATGGCACGTACCGAGCGGTATCAGGAAGGAAGAACACCACTCCATACGCTGAGAGCTGATATTGATTATGCAATTACCGAGTGCTTTACAACTTATGGTGTTATCGGTATTAAAGTGTGGATCTATAAAGGTGATGTGCTGTAG
- the rplV gene encoding 50S ribosomal protein L22: MEATARVRNLRGSARKARLILDLIRGKNINDARKILTFSQKRFAVKVEKLLNSAIASVAEKEGKTELDSYFVSKAFADDGPVMRRYMPRALGRANIIRKRTCHITLAIAQKEEEA; encoded by the coding sequence ATGGAAGCGACCGCCAGAGTAAGAAACTTGAGAGGTTCCGCAAGGAAGGCAAGGTTGATCTTGGATCTAATTAGAGGCAAGAATATTAATGATGCCCGAAAAATTCTGACATTTTCCCAGAAGAGATTTGCTGTGAAAGTTGAAAAATTGCTCAACTCAGCAATAGCAAGTGTTGCCGAGAAAGAGGGTAAAACAGAGCTCGATAGTTATTTTGTATCGAAAGCATTTGCCGATGACGGTCCGGTTATGAGACGTTATATGCCGAGAGCATTAGGGAGAGCAAATATTATTCGGAAAAGAACATGTCATATTACATTAGCCATAGCTCAAAAAGAAGAGGAGGCATAA
- the rpsS gene encoding 30S ribosomal protein S19 gives MARSIKKGPFIDDHLMIKVQKLNEENKKTVIKTWSRRSTVTPDFIGHTFAVHNGKKFVPVFITENMVGHKLGEFSPTRTYRGHKEKKKKEKGR, from the coding sequence ATGGCTCGATCGATCAAAAAAGGACCTTTTATTGATGATCATTTGATGATCAAGGTTCAGAAACTGAATGAAGAGAATAAGAAAACCGTGATAAAGACATGGTCACGCAGATCTACCGTCACTCCGGATTTTATCGGACATACTTTTGCTGTTCATAACGGGAAAAAGTTCGTCCCGGTTTTTATTACCGAAAATATGGTAGGACACAAACTCGGTGAATTCTCTCCGACCCGGACATATCGGGGACATAAAGAAAAGAAGAAAAAAGAAAAAGGAAGATAA
- the rplB gene encoding 50S ribosomal protein L2, with amino-acid sequence MGIKSYKPITSTMRFKTGYTFDEITKKEPEKSLIRPLKSKAGRNNQGRITCRHRGGGHKRHYRIIDFKRNKHNIPAKVAAIEYDPNRSARIALLHYVDGEKRYILAPLGIKVGKTVMSGQEAAIAVGNAMPLERIPLGSIVHNVEYKPGRGGQIARSAGSFAQVVAKEGNYVHVKLPSNDIYLLRKECLATIGQMGNTEHNLIVFGKAGRKRWLGIRSTVRGVAMNPIDHPMGGGEGKSSGGRHPVSPWGKLAKGGKTRKKRKLSNRYIIKAMKKK; translated from the coding sequence ATGGGTATAAAATCATATAAACCAATAACATCAACCATGAGGTTCAAAACCGGTTATACATTCGATGAGATAACAAAGAAAGAACCTGAAAAGTCACTCATCAGACCATTAAAAAGTAAAGCCGGAAGAAACAATCAAGGAAGGATCACCTGCCGACACAGAGGGGGTGGACATAAAAGACATTACAGGATCATTGATTTCAAAAGAAACAAGCATAATATCCCGGCTAAAGTCGCTGCCATTGAATATGATCCCAATCGTTCGGCAAGAATAGCTCTGCTTCATTATGTTGATGGAGAAAAGAGATATATTCTGGCACCCCTGGGTATCAAGGTGGGCAAGACAGTGATGTCTGGTCAGGAAGCAGCAATAGCGGTTGGCAATGCCATGCCTTTAGAGAGAATACCACTCGGTTCTATTGTTCATAATGTGGAATATAAACCGGGGAGAGGTGGCCAGATCGCCAGAAGCGCCGGTTCTTTTGCTCAGGTAGTGGCAAAAGAAGGGAATTACGTTCATGTAAAACTCCCCTCCAATGATATCTACCTGCTGAGAAAAGAGTGTCTGGCGACTATCGGACAAATGGGTAACACCGAACATAACCTGATCGTCTTCGGTAAAGCAGGGAGAAAGAGATGGCTGGGCATCAGATCAACCGTCAGAGGTGTAGCAATGAACCCGATAGACCATCCTATGGGTGGTGGCGAAGGTAAGAGCTCCGGTGGAAGACATCCCGTATCACCATGGGGTAAATTGGCTAAGGGTGGAAAGACCAGAAAGAAACGTAAACTATCCAACAGATACATCATAAAAGCGATGAAAAAGAAATAG
- the rplW gene encoding 50S ribosomal protein L23, whose amino-acid sequence MKHIREIIISPILTEKSGNQLSHNNSYSFKVSTRANKIEIKKAIEKIFSVVVTDVNTMQMRGKIKRMGRFEGKRPDWKKAIVTLKKGYSIPDFEV is encoded by the coding sequence ATGAAACATATACGTGAAATAATTATATCTCCGATATTGACGGAGAAATCAGGTAATCAGCTCAGCCATAACAACTCCTATTCATTTAAGGTGAGCACAAGAGCCAATAAGATCGAGATCAAAAAAGCGATCGAGAAGATCTTTTCTGTGGTAGTGACTGATGTTAACACCATGCAAATGAGAGGCAAAATCAAGAGAATGGGTAGATTTGAAGGTAAACGTCCGGATTGGAAAAAAGCAATAGTTACTTTGAAAAAGGGCTACTCAATCCCTGATTTTGAGGTATAG